A genomic segment from Torulaspora globosa chromosome 3, complete sequence encodes:
- the CYB2 gene encoding L-lactate dehydrogenase (cytochrome) (ancestral locus Anc_4.304): MLLGHRAAQAVVRCVRRPVCRGLGVAGRRAQGIHTYGGQLRSRRWAVGAGCTLAALAAVLAKSGSDVIDNGTVKDMSKRAVKPEEVKKHNSVDDCWVVIDGYVYDLSDFIPSHPGGPAVIRDNAGKDVTAIFEPIHAPDVIEKFIAPNKRLGPLEGEMPDELVCPPFAPGESIADLAAKQQLRAQLPSLDHISNLYDFEYLASQILSNQAWAYYSSGADDEITMRENHSAYHRIFFKPRVLVDVEHVDTSTEFLGQKVDLPFYVSATALCKLGNPKEGEKDIARGCGMGPKKVVQMISTLASCSLQEIVEAAPSKDQIQWFQLYVNSDRKVTDELIAEAQRLGLKALFITVDAPSLGNREKDAKVKFSAEKLGPKAMEQNKEDKEKPKEVAERGASRALSKFIDPSLSWKDIIEIKKKTKLPIVIKGVQRSEDVLKAAEVGVAGVVLSNHGGRQLDFARSPVEVLAEVAPILREKKLGDSFEIYIDGGVRRGSDILKALCLGAKGVGLGRPFLYANSTYGKEGVQKLIETLSFELEMDMRLLGVNSIKELSPDFLDLSALKARSVEVPRDYLQQQAYQKATLADFET; the protein is encoded by the coding sequence ATGTTATTGGGACATAGAGCCGCACAAGCCGTTGTTCGATGCGTCAGAAGGCCCGTTTGTCGAGGGCTTGGCGTTGCTGGCAGGAGAGCGCAAGGCATTCATACGTATGGGGGTCAATTGCGCAGTCGGAGATGGGCTGTTGGTGCTGGATGCACTCTAGCAGCGTTAGCCGCAGTTTTGGCGAAGAGCGGGAGCGACGTGATCGATAATGGGACTGTGAAGGACATGTCGAAGAGGGCCGTCAAGCCGGAGGAGGTGAAAAAGCACAATTCGGTAGACGATTGCTGGGTGGTGATCGACGGGTATGTGTACGATCTGAGCGACTTCATTCCTTCTCATCCTGGCGGACCGGCAGTGATCCGTGATAACGCTGGGAAGGATGTTACGGCGATCTTCGAACCAATACATGCGCCGGACGTGATCGAGAAGTTCATTGCGCCTAACAAGCGGCTGGGGCCGCTGGAGGGCGAGATGCCCGACGAGCTCGTGTGTCCTCCGTTTGCACCTGGCGAGTCGATTGCAGACCTTGCGGCGAAGCAGCAGTTGCGGGCACAACTGCCTTCGCTGGACCACATTAGTAACTTGTACGACTTCGAGTATTTGGCGTCGCAGATCTTGTCCAACCAGGCTTGGGCTTACTACTCTTCGGGCGCAGATGATGAGATCACAATGAGGGAGAACCATTCGGCGTACCACCggatcttcttcaagcCTAGAGTGCTTGTGGATGTGGAGCATGTCGATACCTCTACGGAATTTCTTGGACAGAAAGTGGACCTGCCATTCTATGTGTCTGCCACGGCGCTATGCAAGCTGGGGAACCCGAAGGAAGGCGAAAAGGACATTGCTCGCGGTTGCGGCATGGGGCCCAAGAAGGTGGTTCAAATGATCTCTACCCTGGCATCCTGCTCTCTGCAGGAAATCGTGGAAGCGGCTCCTTCCAAGGACCAAATTCAATGGTTCCAGCTCTATGTGAACAGCGACAGGAAAGTCACTGACGAGCTGATAGCGGAGGCGCAAAGGTTGGGACTCAAAGCACTTTTCATTACCGTGGACGCACCTTCTCTTGGCAATAGAGAAAAGGATGCAAAGGTTAAGTTCTCTGCAGAGAAGTTAGGGCCCAAGGCGATGGAGCAGAACAAGGAAGACAAGGAGAAGCCCAAAGAGGTCGCGGAAAGAGGTGCCTCAAGGGCGCTTTCAAAGTTTATTGACCCGTCTCTTTCCTGGAAGGACATTATTGagatcaaaaagaagacAAAATTGCCTATTGTGATCAAAGGCGTGCAGCGGTCGGAGGATGTGTTGAAAGCTGCTGAGGTAGGCGTCGCAGGAGTGGTTCTTTCCAATCACGGCGGAAGACAACTAGATTTCGCCAGATCGCCCGTCGAAGTTCTCGCAGAAGTGGCGCCAATTCTCAGAGAAAAAAAGCTGGGCGATTCTTTCGAGATCTATATCGATGGTGGTGTCCGCCGCGGTTCTGATATCTTAAAGGCACTTTGTCTGGGTGCTAAAGGTGTTGGTCTGGGAAGACCTTTCCTCTACGCCAACTCTACCTATGGCAAGGAAGGTGTCCAGAAACTAATCGAAACGTTATCATTTGAACTGGAAATGGACATGAGATTGCTCGGTGTCAATTCAATCAAGGAGCTAAGCCCGgatttccttgatctctcCGCATTGAAAGCCAGAAGTGTTGAAGTTCCCCGCGATTACTTGCAACAGCAGGCCTACCAGAAGGCTACTTTAGCAGATTTTGAGACCTGA
- the YKT6 gene encoding palmitoyltransferase YKT6 (ancestral locus Anc_4.303) has product MKIYYIGVFRNGGERALELTEVKDLSQFGFFERSSVGQFMTFFAETVATRTAAGQRQSVEEGNYIGHVYARAEGLCGVLITDKEYPVRPAYTLLNKILDEYAIAHPASSWKSVAQTNDSLKMQNLDMYIKKYQDPSQADAIMKVQQELDETKIVLHKTIENVLQRGEKLDNLVDKSESLTASSKMFYKQAKKTNSCCIIM; this is encoded by the coding sequence ATGAAGATCTACTACATTGGAGTGTTCCGCAATGGGGGCGAAAGGGCGCTCGAGCTCACGGAAGTGAAGGATTTATCGCAGTTTGGGTTCTTCGAGAGAAGCAGTGTGGGACAGTTTATGACGTTTTTCGCAGAGACGGTGGCCACCAGGACCGCCGCAGGCCAGAGACAGAGCGTCGAAGAGGGCAATTACATCGGACATGTCTACGCCAGAGCGGAAGGGCTCTGCGGCGTGCTCATCACCGACAAGGAATACCCTGTTAGGCCGGCGTACACgctgctgaacaagatatTGGACGAGTACGCGATTGCACACCCAgccagcagctggaagTCGGTTGCGCAGACCAACGACTCGCTGAAGATGCAAAACTTGGATATGTACATTAAGAAATACCAGGATCCGTCCCAGGCGGACGCGATCATGAAGGTCCAGCAGGAATTGGACGAGACCAAGATCGTGTTGCACAAGACCATCGAGAACGTGCTGCAGAGGGGCGAGAAACTGGACAACCTGGTCGACAAGTCCGAGTCGCTCACCGCGAGCTCCAAGATGTTTTACAAGCAGGCCAAAAAGACCAACTCGTGTTGCATTATCATGTAG
- the SPP382 gene encoding mRNA splicing protein SPP382 (ancestral locus Anc_4.301) — protein MFNGSNNGLLASNRRSDPYGYDSEDEDNSDGRSNMSMNGGRTASQLSKSGSQLDRKYGIGAKLMSKMGYVEGQGLGKDGSGIANPIQVKPRSNPSVGLGTLSDGRARRYETNDSSDEELALRTHNILAFNKGATESLSEDKLKAEYGRRRALKQRISELQLKLHSEIPSGLLEKVESASLNEIQELEAIETGLLDNQRDSAGLDHRIKALELEITALADEERQLREIVEDIKNEATRTLLNVAGRILGLSNSELVDRLISQLLRQRFASPRFLEAGRTPSHGEQILELVEMLQYQMEAATSQLNRTQTEIHKIMFGWFLQLWQDFTVDKQQTGPMIYMLLDFEPVMKFINCFDYVKEKFIYPKLLSALQLWNIAGPEEFPPRLWVFDFFVIVDQSTKAKFEKVVETKVVEYFNSWYHRDSPLISRPDLIFAQELLGEKYYEVMRTKFLPRFIEQLWDKHFDPLMELEDWRTAFVDEGSIYYVRKLLGYRYYFDKTIFDTLLKAVFNEYNKILYQWLLYSPKEDIPKARYWFISIVNDIFRDSAPSESELAQIRTTLSFLNRPTVKPIHDESFDLVKELDRLQKTGRDSGKDAPYTVQNIPMRKISVTFKNVVEDFCAENGYLMEKLQGQYAQLPDGYHGDTLVPLFKLSRTGATYNLAINKDILWVEKEKGVFEPTYLYELK, from the coding sequence ATGTTCAATGGGTCGAATAATGGCTTACTAGCCAGTAACCGAAGGAGCGATCCATATGGCTATGACAGCGAAGACGAGGACAACAGTGATGGGAGGAGCAACATGTCGATGAATGGAGGTCGCACTGCCTCCCAGCTGAGCAAGAGTGGCAGTCAATTGGATAGGAAGTATGGTATCGGTGCGAAACTGATGTCCAAGATGGGCTACGTAGAAGGACAAGGTTTGGGGAAGGATGGGTCAGGTATTGCAAACCCTATTCAAGTGAAGCCGAGATCTAATCCCAGCGTTGGCCTTGGTACGCTATCGGACGGGAGAGCTAGAAGATATGAGACAAACGACAGTtccgatgaagagctggctcTTCGAACGCACAACATCCTAGCTTTCAACAAAGGCGCGACTGAGAGTCTATCGGAGGACAAGCTGAAAGCAGAATATGGGCGTCGTCGGGCGTTAAAGCAGAGAATTAGCGAGCTCCAACTCAAGCTCCATTCGGAGATCCCATCCGGGCTGCTCGAGAAGGTCGAGAGTGCTTCTTTAAACGAAATTCAAGAGCTAGAGGCGATAGAGACCGGGCTGCTGGATAATCAACGTGACTCAGCAGGATTGGATCATCGAATTAAGGCTCTGGAACTCGAAATCACAGCGCTGgcggatgaagaaagacaGTTACGCGAAATCGTTGAAGAcatcaaaaatgaagcgACACGTACGTTACTGAATGTAGCGGGCAGAATATTGGGTCTTTCAAATTCTGAATTAGTCGATAGGCTCATTTCACAACTACTGCGACAACGTTTCGCATCACCTCGCTTTTTAGAAGCAGGCCGAACTCCATCTCATGGCGAGCAGATCTTAGAGTTGGTTGAAATGCTGCAGTACCAAATGGAGGCTGCTACGTCTCAGCTCAATCGCACTCAAACAGAAATTCATAAAATTATGTTCGGCTGGTTCTTACAGCTGTGGCAAGATTTTACCGTGGATAAGCAACAAACAGGCCCTATGATTTATATGTTGCTAGATTTTGAACCCGTCATGAAGTTCATCAATTGCTTCGATTATgtgaaagagaaattcatCTATCCGAAGCTTCTGAGTGCTCTACAATTGTGGAACATCGCTGGTCCGGAAGAATTTCCTCCCAGATTATGGGTTTtcgacttcttcgtcatcgtGGATCAATCGACCAAGGCAAAATTTGAGAAGGTTGTCGAAACCAAAGTAGTGGAGTATTTTAATTCATGGTATCACAGGGATTCACCATTGATATCAAGACCTGACTTAATTTTCGCACAGGAACTTCTGGGTGAGAAATACTACGAAGTAATGAGAACTAAATTTCTACCCCGGTTCATTGAGCAACTGTGGGATAAACATTTCGATCCTTTGATGGAATTGGAAGACTGGAGAACAGCATTTGTCGATGAAGGATCGATCTACTATGTCAGAAAACTGCTAGGATACAGATATTATTTTGACAAGACCATTTTCGACACGCTGCTAAAAGCAGTCTTCAACGAGTACAATAAAATACTGTATCAGTGGTTGCTGTATTCACCGAAAGAAGATATCCCTAAGGCCAGATACTGGTTTATTTCTATCGTTAATGATATCTTCCGAGACTCAGCGCCTTCAGAGTCCGAGCTTGCCCAGATAAGGACTACACTTTCGTTTCTCAACCGGCCAACTGTAAAACCTATCCATGATGAGAGCTTCGATCTCgtgaaagagctggataGATTGCAGAAAACAGGCAGAGATAGTGGCAAGGATGCGCCCTACACGGTTCAGAATATACcaatgaggaagatctcGGTAACGTTTAAGAATGTTGTTGAGGATTTTTGTGCGGAGAATGGATATTTAATGGAGAAACTCCAAGGACAGTACGCGCAATTGCCAGACGGCTACCATGGAGATACACTCGTTCCACTGTTCAAGCTTTCTCGAACCGGTGCAACTTACAACCTAGCCATAAATAAAGATATTCTGTGGGTagaaaaagagaaaggagtttttgaacCTACCTATTTGTATGAACTCAAATGA
- the MIA40 gene encoding Mia40p (ancestral locus Anc_4.302), whose amino-acid sequence MLNRVGLARVARQVSSRRVSVLCRARGKSVPRRCYSASAGGQGSASGGSPLYWSLGAAAALSAIYFVYPFEKKAKQEPKADLKPEAEQQAGEEPAVESEKEPESVAEDSEEEPQQATEEVRNSEPTKENTVSSTDSKQSTKSIMSDEELQKVEEAQLEPTNQEAEKEGAYNPDTGEINWDCPCLGGMAHGPCGEEFKLAFSCFVFSEAEPKGIDCVEKFQGMQECFRKYPDYYAEQIKDEDEAVAVHEDKLAAATTGEEAKQGTSAVDQPDEKGLPEPASTAGEASAQEDKTAETSG is encoded by the coding sequence ATGTTGAATCGTGTTGGATTAGCTAGAGTTGCTCGCCAAGTGAGTTCTCGGAGGGTGTCGGTGTTGTGTCGTGCTCGCGGAAAGAGCGTGCCACGTCGGTGCTATTCAGCTTCTGCCGGCGGACAGGGCTCTGCTAGCGGTGGAAGTCCGTTGTACTGGTCATTGGGTGCTGCAGCTGCACTCTCTGCGATTTATTTTGTGTATCCGTTCgaaaagaaagcaaaacAGGAGCCAAAGGCCGATCTGAAGCCTGAGGCAGAGCAGCAGGCCGGCGAGGAGCCGGCCGTCGAGTCTGAGAAGGAGCCTGAAAGCGTAGCTGAAGATTCTGAGGAGGAGCCACAACAAGCGACCGAGGAAGTGCGCAACTCGGAACCGACCAAGGAAAATACTGTCAGTTCCACGGACTCCAAGCAGTCTACAAAGAGCATAATGTCTGACGAGGAGCTGCAAAAAGTGGAAGAGGCACAATTGGAGCCTACTAACCAGgaagctgagaaagagGGTGCGTACAACCCTGATACAGGGGAAATTAACTGGGATTGTCCTTGTTTAGGAGGTATGGCACACGGGCCATGTGGTGAAGAGTTTAAGCTTGCATTTTCTTGCTTTGTTTTCTCAGAAGCTGAGCCCAAAGGAATCGATTGTGTTGAGAAATTCCAAGGTATGCAGGAGTGTTTCCGCAAATATCCTGACTATTACGCAGAACAGATCaaggacgaagatgaagcgGTAGCTGTGCATGAGGACAAGCTTGCAGCTGCAACAACGGGTGAGGAGGCCAAGCAGGGCACCAGTGCCGTGGATCAGCCGGACGAGAAGGGCTTGCCTGAACCCGCTTCGACAGCGGGCGAAGCATCCGCCCAAGAGGACAAGACAGCAGAGACCAGCGGGTGA